In the Drosophila teissieri strain GT53w chromosome 3R, Prin_Dtei_1.1, whole genome shotgun sequence genome, TTCCAAAAATGACTGCTTGTATAACCAGCAGAAAATGAAACTCTTCCCCGAGCGAAATTCCCATCGACACCCACACCCGAATGCAAATTTATAGTTGTAATAAGCCGGCAAACAGCAGCCCAACAAGCCGAAATCTTATGTAAGAAGTTTGCAAATTAATCGCACCGAGgagtttttgtatatttacgCTCGGATCTGACCACCTCCCATGGAATCTAAGCCTAAAGCGACTATCGGCATGGTTTTGTTTATACACAGTAATAAATAAGTACGATTTCCAACCACCTGATATCAGGAGTTTttattaatggaaaatacataTCAACATAGTTCCCTAGTTGCTCTACACTATTGGTCAACCAATTAAATTTCACATTAAAAGTCCCCCAAGTACGAAGCTTTTTGTTCAGTGCAATAAGCACTAAGCCAGGCAGTAGACGAAGTAGTTAACTGGAATATTGGTGGGTGTCTTACGGCCCAGCGATAAAGTTGGGGAGACAACAAGATCGATTCTAACTTTATTCcgtattaaattttatttggccattCGAATTCAGCTAAAAGTTCTTTGGCCCAAAACGTATCTAGATGGGGTTTGGGTATTTGAAGTTTTTGGTCATAGCCAACAAATAGATTTTCGACTGCGTTCATAATTTAAccatgcagcagcaacagggaGTGGGTTTTACAGGGGCAATGAAGTGGGTATGGAATAGTATAGTATGGTATCGTATCGTAAATCGGTTGGGATCTGGGGAGGTAGTAGGGTGGAGGGTGGACTTTATACTGGCTAGACAAAGCGCCTTTGAGCTATTTGCGGCCATTGAAAGCGCTGCTGCACGAAAACTGCCGGCAAACTGAACTCGTTTGTTTTGTAGTGGCATTGTTTTAGGTCTTGGCTCAGAGGTTTGGCCAACCGACCGACCGAGCGACCGACGCTTTATGCAATGCATTTAGTCAATAGATTAAGGAGGCCTGCAACTGCACACCTATATGTATATCCAGATTTATATATCCCCCCGCCACCCTCGTGTGTAGATGTGTGCAGCGAATCGTGACTGCATGAGGTTGCCGTTTAAATATACTGGCGATTCCGCGGCTCGAAAAAGCAATTTTAGTTCGAGTTCAGATTTCTGTCCCCAATTTTTAAGGTGGAGCTCGCGACAATGTTACAGTGACTTTCGGCAAGGTAGCTGCATTGATTGTGGAGACAGTAATCTAAACAAACGAAGGATAATTGTGGATATGTTTGACGCAATTATCAACTAAAGCTATAGGAGCTTCGCCGTTTTGTATACTTACATTTTTCGTAGTTTATAATATGTATTGAAAgcttatttaaatatccgGATATTGGTATTTAGATAATTACTGATTCCAACTGATACAACCAGATTTGCGGTAATCATTTCGTGTCgatgctttatttattattgaaccTGCCAAATTGAAAGCACATTAAAGTCAATATCTGGAGAAACTGGAGtatttatgcattatttttaAGGCCAACCATGCTTAATTTGACTGTGGCACCACCTGGCAGATTTATGGAAATGTCGCTGGCCAACGCGCACATAAATGTACACACCTATACTATATAGCCGGCGCATCGGATCGGCACATGCAACAGGAaattcatttacataatttttgcGTTTGGCCATTTCGCATCCTTTGCGCTTGACTGGGCATTATCCTTTTAATAAGCGAGTGGGCAGGAGACGGGTGGACCGGGCGGCAGGCACATGGCAAGCCGTGTGGATAATCAGCCTATCAAGGATTCAATTATATAATgagcttaatttattttgcgccGCTTTACGCGCTTGCTACACGGCAAGGACAGCAGAGCATCCTTGTTCCATTGGTCCGATGATGTTCATCATGCCAACTGCATTATCCTCgttaatgttgttgtttttccagtttttttcccccctttgTCGCTGGCAGTTTTTTTGTGACATGGAAGGATATGCCATGGCATCGTCTTTtgctcttcctcctccttttttCTGGTCAATGATTTATTTTCACTCAATTGTTGCTGGGCCAAGCCCCGCACACAACTTTGCACTTCCTGGATTGACTTCTTTAACCCTTTAACGGATTACGATCAAGAAGAATGGTTATTGTTAATGAGTCTTATGAGTATTTATGGCTGACACTAAGGTGTATTAAGGGAATAACTTATCCGAGATGTTCGCtcttttttaataatatgtCCTGAAGTAAAGTTAATATTATTTACGTAACTTTCAGCGTGCACAGCATGATAAGTTAAAGCCCGATAATTAAGTTCCAGATGGGTAGATATTTTCAGAGAATTACTATGATGAGATGGGAACATTTAAGCAACACAAACGATTTTTAAGTAAGTCCAAtcaattaaaactattttacagACTACCTCAAAGTGTTTGTAAAAAGGAGAAAGCACAAACATTTAGCTTTTTGTCTAATTTAGATGGCGCAGCCATTTCCGGCACTTAAGCAATTTAGTTCCTTACCTCCAGTCTAACCTTCCACTCCTGACAATGggcaaaaacataaataataataccgTTTAGAGGCGGATAGCCGATAAAACCGAAAGCCGCAAAACAGTTTAATTTATGTGCAGTCGAAACGAGCTTCAGCAGTACAAGACCAAATGAAGTCGTATTACCTGGCTGGCTCTAATCATCCACAGAAAAGACAAAGCCTACGAAGCCAACAGGCCCACAATAGATGTGCCTACGCCGATAAAAGTTTTGTGgcaatttgatttatgtgGTGGATTTTTATCAGCCggcggattggattggattggaggATGGAGGATCGGGCGTTTGAGCGGTGGAAAAGGTGGAAAAGATGCCAAATTCAACGGCAGGCCGAACCgaacaacaattacaattgtGAAATGCGTTCCTGTATGCTATTTAATTTCCCCTGCaccgcagcagctgctgacTCTATTTCGCGTACACACATCGAAAGGCAATTACTTTAATTATGCGACTGcatacaaaaaccaaaacaaaaccaaaacccaatcacaggccaaaaacaaagcgaTGACAAGCCACCAGcccaaccaaaccaagccgaaccgaaccgaaccaaatccaaaccaaCCAAAGCGCACCAAATCATCAGATTGGATGGAGCAACACATGAAGGATGCGGGATTTGGGCAGCGGCCGGGTGAGCAGCGCGCTCCACCGGAGGAGAGTGGCACCACTCCGAGCGTCCGTTCGGCTCAGTTGGGTTACCTAACCGGCAAACAACCAACTAGCCACAACGCCTGACGTGGCAAAGGGGTGTGCCCCATGACGACGCACTCCCATCCGCCGTTGGTCcccaaaaaacacagaaaagttaaatctttttatggcTACTTTTTACTCTGACGCAGGGCATTACAATTTTCCGTGAAATTGGTCTTCGAATAACGATTTTTGTTGATCTCTCCTCTTAGTTTAATTCGAAACCGTTGGTCCTAAAAATTATACTAGCCATTACTCTATGCAGTTTCAAATGGCTTTTTCGGATTTcggtttattattattaaaaccactctataaaaatattatccaTTTTCACAGTTATATAACcaaaataattatgtatttgaataaatatgtaaccagCAATAAACGTAAAGTAATTATGAAGAGTAGGTAAGGGTATAccatattcgattgcaatgcAAATTCTTGTTGCTTGTCTCACGcacaaaactttttgacatAAGGCCGCCAACAAATGCGTGGCTAATGGACTTGGCTACAGATATAGATATCGAGATTTATACTCGAACGCGGACACATGAATGTGTGAATAACCGGGCAGTTTTTACAATTTGTCGCTGAATTCGCAGCTGGCCTCCCCTCAGTAAGACTCACCTCAAAACGCGCGTCTAATTACGATGTgattgtttttccttttcgtagTAATTATTTCAGTTGTAATAAATTTGGTTGCTATTTTTGCGAAAtataatttggcaatttgttggCGGCACCTCGTTGTTGCCTAGCTAGCTGGCGCATTTGTTAGCccctaaaaatataatttttaattttctgctttctgcATTCGATTGGTTTTTGTGTGGGAGCTGGCTGGATTTCGCCTAGTTGTTTTGTGCTCTTTGGGGAGTGTCCTCTGCCTTTTGCAGTGAATTTGttcggtttaaataattagcAAAACCCGTGGCCAACTAATGCCTGCCTTTTAGCAAATCTGTGTATGTAAATGGTCTACGGTTTGCTCCATTATCTGGTGCATGTTCATTTCAGGAGCCAATTTGAAACTCGAGGAAGTTTAAATCTAGCTTGTTTGTTGCACCATCAAAATTACAATGAAAATTTGTGTATGATGCAACTGTTTATAAAAGAGGCCAAAACAAAGTCCCAAATGAAAATTCACGTTTACAAGCTCTTCGGAAGTGTCAGGTACAAACGTAGTTAGATCGTTTGATTGATTACTCATCGATTGGCACAGCTGCACTTGGTTTGCCTTCCCTTGTCGAAAGTTTAACGAATAAACCCACACTCGATCCGTTTACTAGATGAAAGGCACATGTTCGATGCAGTTCCAGATCGTTGGCCAGGCAAAGTTTATCGCCTGGGGCTGAGTCAAACATTCGACTCAATTACACAaccgaaaaatataaataaaaacagacAACTGCGGAACAAGGTTAAGGTCAATTACAACAGGCGAAATCAGCTTCAATAAACAACAGCGACAACTGCCATGTGAATAAATTTCGCACGAAATGTAGAATATAAAATGAAGAACTAGTTTTCCGACTGCTTCCAGTTGCAGTAACAACATCAGAGGGCaacaaaaagttgaaaaagttGTAGAAGTTTACTCAAAACTTACGCTTGCTATTTTATCTCTACTTCCTaagaataaacatttttaaaatatgctCAAGTAATAAGTAAGAAAATTAAGATTAAGATTGTCTGAAGAATACAAGGAGTAAAAGGATTTAGTATATAAGGGGTAAAACGGAGCCTTTCGTTTTTAGAATCGGTAGCCGAGGTGATCTTCCAATTTCCCTCCGTCTGTACGACTGTCTTTCTGTTCGTCTGAGCGTCCAGATCATGGAAACATTAAAGCTTAGAAATCCGTAACTAAGCCTATGCATCGAAAGAATGTTTCAAAAAGTTTTCACCCCCGCTAAAATACCTATAAATCTAAAGTCtgccaaaagttatttaaatcGGACTATTCGAAATAGTTAACTAAAAGTTCATTGGAAAGAGCAATCTCCGATTTCTGTTTGCTACAGCACCTGTTCTATTCCAAATTGCCTACCGAGATTTTCAAGACCAAAGCTAATTTAGTATGGGGCCGTGTGAAGGAAGCAGAGCAGAATCGCAACCTCAAATGCATCAAGTTTGTTTGCATAAGCAACAGGTACGACTTATGAGCTCAAAGCCAATTATGCTTAATTCAGAAAAGTAGCAGAACAaaacaatacatttttattgagcAATTACCGCAAGTTCTCGATTTGGTGGCAGATCTTTTCCCACTGCAAAAGAAGCGGCAAGGTCAGCCACAAAAACGGCAACAACCGCACGAATCTTGTCATCTGAAGCAGCCATAACATTAATCTACACAATCAACTGCAAAATGTACAGCATCATACACTGGGAAAATTATTTCAGAAAAATGTAAAGAGCCCATACAAAGTTGTTTTCCCAATCTGAAATCatagttttgttgtttttgattCTGAAGTGGTGTTCATACTAAAAACCCATTGGTTTTTTTCTAAATATCTGTAAGTAAGTGTAAGTGTAAGTGTAAGTAAGCGGTCTTCCTTTCTGAAAAAAGTGTTAGGCgcttatttatgaaaatactTTGAACACTTCTGTAAAAGCTATGAGATTGAGTTCAATCGCATTTTCGGAAACTGTCCTTTCACCTTTCTtagctgagtaaagggtaCATGAAAGCCGAGACACTCGACTGCTTGTTATTATAATAGCATAGCAAAGAATAGTCCATTCAGTATTTTCTTTTCGTGTAGAGAACAATTGTTGCTCAATTGCTCGCAGCACCAAAAACGAATATTAGAGCTTAAAAGCGGGTCAGATACATCTGaggttaaagttaaagttaactCGGCGGCTACTGACTCATTAACTGGATTAGGGAGTGGTTTATGTACCATCAAGCAAATCAAGTTTGTATCTTGACATTAAGGCCAAAGATTGGCATCGCCGCTAATTGCAGTACATAGACTTTAATGTTTTTCCCCTCGAAGAAGAAACCTTGAACTTtgccaatttgtttatttcgaCTAATAAATTGGCTTATTTTCTTGCAGACTGCCATGAAACGGTTCGTTCCAAACGAGCCAAGCGCCCACGAGCTCCGGAACCAGTTAATTTTGAGCCGGAACCGCAGCAGGATCTGGAGAATGATGAGAACGGCAGCCAGGAGAAGGATCTCCCCGAGATACCGGATAACTTCCTTAGCCCCTCGGTTCGCGAGTACCTAGAGCTGGGCAAATCCATTCCCGGTAACGAAATGATCTCCTAGAAACCTAATACTTTGCTATTTAAATGGTTCATCCCAATATGCATGCCCCGAAAGTCAATCAATTAAACATGACACAACATCGAAAACAATGGCAAAGGTCCCTTGGCGCAGCGCAGAGTAATATTCTTCTTGATCTATTTTCGAGTAGTCAGTCTGAAGATGGGGCAGCGAAATGCATTTCGGGGCCATCAGCGACAGGCCAGAAAAAGTGCAcgattttaaattattttcggaCGAGCGGAATGGATATTTGGCACAGAAGTGCATCTACTCGTAAATTCATTTATTAGCGCCAGAGAGGCGACTGAAACCGGTCGAGGATTTGTTTATGCcgggtttatttttgtttccattttttggtTGATGGGGGCTTCAGTTTTTTTGGTGACCCCGGGGCAGCGCCTGCAGTTGACACTTCTGGGAGGTAGGAGAGGCTTTTTTCTGCAGGTTTCTTTCAAGTAAGGTTGGATGAAGTGAAATTGATTGGAAACCGCCGACTGCGTGACAtgcagtttgttttggtttcggtggCTCGGCGGCTCACTAATTGCAATAACAAAATCATTTGCAGGTCGTCCTGGCGCTGACTATCCCATTCTGTCGGCGGTGCCGTACACCAACTTTTACTGCGACGAGCAGGAGTATCCTGGGTTCTTTGCCGACATGGAGACAAGGTGCCAGGGTGAGCTATCCGTAAACTAAGTTTGCTTGTGGAGAAACTCTATAATATGCTCCTACAGGTTGGCACTACTGCGACATCGATGGACGACAGGCCACGTTCCTCTGCCCAAATGGCACCCAGTTCTCACAGGCGGTCTTCGTCTGCGACTGGTGGTTCAATGTGCGCTGCGATCTCTCGCCCCGGCTGTACGCCATTAACGCCCGGCTCTATCAGCGCCCCAAGGTGAATCCCACTCGGCCACATCGCATCATCACCAAGCAACTCGTCGAGGACATCTTCACCTGAGCTCCGAGTGGTCTTCCCATTAATAAATGTAGCTTAAGTTTGCAGATGCCTATTAGTTAACACATTACTATTTGCTTCTCTGATGCTGTAAATTCAAACTTTGAATCAAATGGTTGAGACCACTTTTTGAACAAGTTAATGCGCTTTAGTCTTAAGTCGGATGATTTGTACAGACTTCTTTCTTGCTTTAAAGACTTTGATATATTTCCCATAGTTTTAAAAGATGCGTAGGAAACGTTTTATACAATGCATTTGTGCgttctattttaaaaatatttattttttaaataatttgtatcaGAGCTCTACGGGAAACATTCATGTTAGAGGTATTACTTTAAGCTATAATAAACAATAGAAggtataataaaaagtatttggCGTTTAAGAAGTTTGTTGAATActttccattaatttttgcatatattcCATTagtaaaatgcatttcttttaGTCtataaattgataaattctcatttaagttttgtatatattttatagtttcaTTATcagatttaaaataaaattatttctaagaaacaaaacccattttttatttgtttgcatatCAACAAATAACTGGCATTCAATTGGATAATGCTCAAAGTGAGTTGAGTGCATTTGAATGGCAAGTATGAGTGATGAGTATGAGTAAGAGTGATTACTTGTAAACGAAATGAGTGAACACGAAGGATTAACTCGAATGCATTCAAACGCCGGTCTGGACAAATAAAAACGGGTCgtttaaaaaagaattttattaaataaataaggctGGTTAGATTACAGATGTAATACATAGTACAACACCCATCCGTACGCACACCGTATCTAGTAGCCTTAGACCTATGTTCTGACCCTTTCTGCTATATGATTCTCCTTTTACAAGATCTTGTAGGCAATCCTATATATTTGAGCGCCGAATTTCGATTGGTGTTTCACCCACCACaacatattttcttttgcttatATAGTGATTGCCGTTATTTAAATCATTGATTTAGATGGGCAATTAATGTGTGAGCAGGTGTAATATTTGTTGTCGATGCTCTTCGAAGCTCTTGGTGTCATTTGCATCTCATTAAATCCACTTGCAACGCAGAAGAACATTTGAAACAAGCCACATTGTAAACAGAATATTTGTTTGCATATACACCAGTAGAAGCAAGCTGGCTTTTATCTGCTTTGGAGCATGTGCCATTTTCATTGATAAAAACTACAATTGTCTACAGCTCAGTTACAGGCGTAGAGGGAAAATCGAAACCAAGGTGTAAAGTGTGGCATACTTTTTCCCCTTCAAGGCGCTGATGCAATCAGCCAAAAACACGCCACACAAAAGCCGACGCCGaaacaagttggccaaaagacgtcatccgcagcagcatcaacgTCAGCAAAAGCAACGAGCCAACTCGAAAGCACGAAAAGGCGAAGAGCAGCGGCCAAAACCGTGCAGTGCCCAGATGCTCGGCATGCGGCTCAATGGTCTAGGGGTATGATTCTCGCTTTGGGTGCGAGAGGTCCCGGGTTCAAATCCCGGTTGAGCCCGGCTCCAATATTTTTATCTAGCCCAGCAAACAGCTTGTGGCCAAATTTTTATGGCCTCTGTCTAAagttaattaaacaaacaaagcgaaaGCCACCACGAAATGAGCGATGCGAAAATGCAGATATTGCAAGGCATTTTCTGTCGGCCGGGCCAACAAATATACAACTTTGCACAGATGGCAACGCGTTGATTGGAtggcaaagaaaaagaagTAGCAATTGCGCCTTACTGGCGATCAGAGATGGCAAGTGTGTACCTGTACCcaggtatttattttttattaaaggTACTTCTTCCACATCCTGGCGCATTTTAAATCTTGGTTACATAAACGCAATTACCTTAAccgcattttatataattaatggTTAAGCagttttcttaaaaaatacatgtaTTTCAAATTTGTGGAGGGGCTTTTTGTCAATCAAGATGTAATAACTCAAGTTGAATTTGAATAGTTATATCCTGTTAAATTTGGGAAGACTAAAAATAATCTTAATGGTAGGAAAGGAGATGTTGCAAAAAAGTGTTGGCGTATAACCATTCTAAAGATTGGCAAtaccaattaaataattataattatgaaataaatgcgGTTTATTAAATGTTGATAAATTATTAGTTGTAAGTGTAATCttaaatttaacatttgtATAATTACTTTGTATTATCTCCGTGTagaaacatatgtatgttgccTTAGAGGCAGCACCacgtacatataatgaaaGGCAGGCTAAGCGGATGACTTTTCGGCTAATACTCGTATTACCCCCAACTTTGAGCCAAGCACATGCAACTACTTGTTTGGGGCATTAGCGATTGACTTGGCCGATAAGTCTTTGTGTGTTTTATCGCCGACAATTGGAAAATTGAACAATGAGTGTCGCTCTGAGCCCGAATGAAAACTCGAACTCCACGCGAACTGAAAGTGTGAAAGACATAAATTCGTGCTCATGATGTAACCCCTAAGCAAACTATTTCTCTCGTATCATTTCCAGATTATTTTTGTGGTGAAAAGCAGGCACAAAGCCATCTGCCAGCTATAAATATGATTTGGCTTAAAGAATAGAGCCATCATATTTTGTAATAGCCTTACATGGCCGTCGCAGCGAATTATTACCAAATCCAGAGACAGCTAAATGCACCgccgaaaaatataaataaaaactactTTCACTAgccggtcggtcggtcggatCGGAATTAAAATCACCCAGCAATATGCAAGTTTTTTGATCCGCGTCCGCCATCTGACAAAAGTGCGGAGACTGGCGATGGCCTTCGCACCGGGACGAGATGATCGGATCGGATCTGCAGCTGCCTGAAACAAGACGAGATGGCAACAAGTGCGGGCCAGTTTGAGCCACATAACCAGCACAACGTCAACTTGGCTAACCGAATTCGGtggttaaatatttgctcGATGCAGGTTGCACACCGTCAAAACCCCAAAATGATTCTGGAGGTGGTTTTCACAGTTGTTTATTGTATGTTTGGTTGGTTTAATGATAAAAACAGCGTTTATTAATTATCTTAATTAAGAAATAGTCAAAAGGAACTCGCTACAGCTTAAATTCCTATAACCTTATTAGgatatttttcctttattaaGACAAAGTGACTGAGTAGAGTTTTAGCTAATCGTTTTTAAGGTGTGTCTTCcagaattaaataaaaatgtttcctctaatttataaaattccattaaaataaatgctattTAATTGGCGTTTAACAGTTTGGTATACCTTCGCCACTTTCAAAAGCATCGAAAGGAAAAATATGACAAACGGCTGTGGAATAAATCGGACTTCTTGCCACAGAATTGGCGACCGGAATCGGtggcgtatgtgtaatataTTTCGTGTGCTTCTTAGCAAACCGGCGCACGAACAGAGATCAATTCCAAATGCAGTTGAACAAATCACGAGCAGCAAACTGCTGTTAAAAGAAGTCTTAACCAGATCGACTAATGATTCGGTTAGAGACTGATTGCAAGACAGGTGTGGTGCGGTTCCATAGTTGTTAATGACTTTCGGAGGCAACCTCAAGAGTGCAATGGAATCGCATTTAATGGATGCCATAATACAGAGCTCAGCGGGCTCCGGGCTGCTGATCAATTGCCAGTTGTCGGCCAAGTGAATGTCATTGGCTATTGAAAGTGAATGTTCGTTGCCCCCTGGTGAAAGGATCACTCTTTTGGAATGGGGATTCCCGCTAATGAGGCCCAGGCGATGGGTGGGTCGAAAATTCTCAGCATCGTTCGTCTGCCAACAATGTTGCAACGCTTGCACTGTAACAAATATTCTGTGATGAAATATTCTAAAGAAGCACACAAATAATTTTAAGGCATTACCCAACATACACTTACTATTGTTCAATAAGATATAACCGTAAGGCGTTTAAGCCGGATATATGAAGGAGAATAAGCATTAAGTAAGTGGATCCCGAATATTTCTGATCTTGAAATCATGAAAATCAACGACATGGTAACTTCCCACTAGTTTTCCCTACGTGTACCCCCTGAGTTACAATTGTGCAAGAGGGCCAGAAAGCAGACAGCGCCTAATTTGCCTATCAATGCTCTTTTTCAATTTACGTGAGGGATTGCGGCATCTTGGGCTATGAAATATGAGAACCCACCGCTCCAAGTCACGCAATTCAAGtgtaaaattacattttcttcattcataaaatgcaacatgttgctgctgcggcagtcGGCAGGGAAAAGCGTGAGCATTTCCCCTTCGTAATGAGGCAACCACAATGCAGTTGCGGGGGCTTCGGAATGTTGTGGATGGTTTTGTGGGCAAGGAAGGATTGCGGACTGCGGAGTAGGGTAACCACGGCTCTGGCCATAGATGTAATACCAGAAGGCGTGAAAAGTCGGTTATTTGGTCAGTAGTGGGCAACAAGCAGGCACAACAATCAACTGACCAACACCCACAGACTTGTGCATAACCATATTGTTAAATAAACTCGTTATCTTTGAACAAACACTTGCGTGGAGTGTTTGCAACTAAaactattaataaaaatgtgaaatacaCAGCCAATGCGCAGTAGAGATAAATCTTGTAAGACTCTAAAAGATTAAACGTTCTTCCCAAACTCGATATCTTTACGTCCCATTATGTCCCAGCCTAATGGAAAACCCTTTCTTGAAACCTGAAGATTACGAATGCGTCCAAGAACACCTGCagttcatttatttattgtatttgctCTGGAATATACGACCACCTGAATGATGCTTTCTTGGCCCACAACCAGTAAggacaaatacaaatagatttaagattttagccagcagcagcaaatcatGCAGCCAAGGAACTAAGGTGATGCATTTTCAGTTGCTAAATGACAAACGCTCTTAGCTGCAGTCCGGGGATTTGGGTGGCTAACAAACCATTACACGCATTGTCAAATTAAGTGTAAATAACTCGGTTGgatcaacaaataaatcatGGCACTCAACAGAAAAACTCTGCTCGCAGTCACTCAGCCGAAGAGCAGAAAACAACAGGCAGTTAAATCGAACACAGAACGGGGTAAAGGGGTAAGGGGaaagtgcatttgcatttgcataatgacAATGCAATTTCAAATAAACGCAGGACACATGTCAAcgaataaattaatttactctaaaattatttatgcagcaAACAATGTGAGAGTAGCCCTCCAGAGCACTGTAAGAAATGTATCATTCATGCATTGAGCTCAAGAATGATTTCGAAATGGGTGAGATTGGGCTTTAAATGTTTTGTGCTATTCAAATGAACATAAACTAGCATTCCAAATAAGTACACATGAGAAACGGATGACCCAACATGTGAGAAAGAAATACTTATGTATACCCAGTTTATTTGTCAGTGCATGGACCGATTTCAAACGACACGCACACGACATCCAGCGCACAATGGAGGCCAGACTGGGACACATTGGTCGGTTGGTTGGCTGCTCCGAAATGAGGATTGGGGTAGGGTAGGGTAGGGAAGtgggaggggaaggggaaaaTGGGCTCCGGGTGAGCCTAATGAAGGAAGTATTCGGTGTCTGCCGATGCCGGAGTACACAGCTATGGACATGTTCACCCGGCACTTGCAGTTGCACCTGCACACCTGTGCCGATGGACGCCTACATGGATTCAATCTGGTTTCGTCTCGTCTCGTCTGGGtttcggcatcgg is a window encoding:
- the LOC122622448 gene encoding uncharacterized protein LOC122622448; the protein is MLPRITFVFIIICGYLLFTDCHETVRSKRAKRPRAPEPVNFEPEPQQDLENDENGSQEKDLPEIPDNFLSPSVREYLELGKSIPGRPGADYPILSAVPYTNFYCDEQEYPGFFADMETRCQGWHYCDIDGRQATFLCPNGTQFSQAVFVCDWWFNVRCDLSPRLYAINARLYQRPKVNPTRPHRIITKQLVEDIFT